ATGGGGTGAAAGATTATCTCGATTTAATCCTAATTCTAGAACGTTTTCCCAAATTACACCAAACTGTTAATCTTGTCCCCTCTTTAATCCTGCAATTAGAGGATTACGTCAACGGACTAGCTATAGACCCCTATCTTGCCCTCACCGTCACCCCAGAAGCGCAGTTAACCCTGGCACAAAAACACTTTATCCTCGAACACTTTTTCGATGCTAACCATCGTACCCTGATCGATCCGCACCCCCGTTACGCCCAATTATACGCACAGCGTCAAGAAAACGGTCATAGTTGGTGTATTAGCCATTGGAATCTGCAAGATTATAGCGATCTCTTGGCTTGGCATAACCTCGCTTGGATCGATCCTATCTTTCACAGTGACCCGGAAATCGCAGCCTGGTTAGAACAGGGAAAAAATTTCAATTTAAGCGATCGCCAGCGAATTATCTCCAAACAGCGTCAAATTCTGCGTCGTATCTTGCCACAACACCGGTTAATGCAGGAAACCGGACAACTAGAAATCATTACCAGTCCCTACACCCATCCGATTTTACCCCTGCTGGCCAACTCGGAAGCCGGCCGGGTAGCAGTGCCGAATATGACCCTTCCTCGGCAATATTTCCGCTATCCTGAAGATATTTCGCGCCATCTCCAGAAAGCTTGGCAAATCTATATCGATCGCTTTGATAAACATCCTCGAGGACTTTGGCCCTCGGAACAATCCGTTAGTCCTGCGATTCTCCCCGCTGTCGCTAAACAGGGTTTTCAGTGGTTATGTTCCGATGAGGGGGTGTTAGGTTGGTCCCTGGGACATTACTTTCATCGCGACGAAAAAGGCAATATTAGCGAACCAGAATTGCTTTATCGTCCCTACCGTCTGGAAACTAGCAACGGCAATTTATCGATGGTTTTCCGCGATCATCGTCTCTCGGATCTGATCGGATTTAGCTATAGTGGCATGAAAGCAACCGAGGCCGCTACAGACTTAGTTAAACACCTAGAAGCGATCGCCGAACAACTGAAAACCAACGCAGAAACAACGACCCTAGAAAAACCCTGGTTAGTTACCATTGCGCTAGATGGCGAAAACTGTTGGGAAAACTATCATCAAGACGGTTTACCCTTCCTAGAGAACCTTTATCAACTTTTAAGCGACCACCAAGCGATCGAATTAGTCACCGTCTCGGAATATCTCGATCGCTTTCCGGCTAATGCAAAAATCCCCAGCCATCAACTTCATAGCGGCTCTTGGATCGATGCCAATTTTACCACTTGGATCGGCGATCCCGCTAAAAATAAAGCTTGGGAATATCTAATTTTAGCCCGTCAAACCCTCGCTAATCACCCGGAAGCGACGGAAGATAATAACCCCGACGCGTGGGAAGCATTGTATGCAGCGGAGGGTTCCGATTGGTTTTGGTGGTTTGGTTATGGCCATTCTTCCAATCATGACGCAATTTTTGATCAACTTTTCCGCGAACACCTGATCACTCTTTATCAAGCTTTAAATGAGCCAATTCCCTCCTATTTGCTCGA
This portion of the Microcystis aeruginosa NIES-2549 genome encodes:
- a CDS encoding glycoside hydrolase — translated: MAYPLYVAFIWHQHQPLYKSSQTSSDASGQYRLPWVRLHGVKDYLDLILILERFPKLHQTVNLVPSLILQLEDYVNGLAIDPYLALTVTPEAQLTLAQKHFILEHFFDANHRTLIDPHPRYAQLYAQRQENGHSWCISHWNLQDYSDLLAWHNLAWIDPIFHSDPEIAAWLEQGKNFNLSDRQRIISKQRQILRRILPQHRLMQETGQLEIITSPYTHPILPLLANSEAGRVAVPNMTLPRQYFRYPEDISRHLQKAWQIYIDRFDKHPRGLWPSEQSVSPAILPAVAKQGFQWLCSDEGVLGWSLGHYFHRDEKGNISEPELLYRPYRLETSNGNLSMVFRDHRLSDLIGFSYSGMKATEAATDLVKHLEAIAEQLKTNAETTTLEKPWLVTIALDGENCWENYHQDGLPFLENLYQLLSDHQAIELVTVSEYLDRFPANAKIPSHQLHSGSWIDANFTTWIGDPAKNKAWEYLILARQTLANHPEATEDNNPDAWEALYAAEGSDWFWWFGYGHSSNHDAIFDQLFREHLITLYQALNEPIPSYLLEPVEEHGDKQSNRPMAFIHPIIDGFGDEQDWDKAGRIEIGGASGTMHRTSLVQRLFFGWDHLNFYLRFDWKPGANLGEEIPAEVHLYWYYDEVHRLQSPIPLTDIPPRSPLDYGYHHHLGVNLITEFTWLEVAQEYFTWQRVPSSAKASFNQCLEIAVPWEGLHIEPDARLHLIAVLANQGQYYDFLPVEELIFLQRP